CGCTCTAGAAGAAATCAATAAAAAAGTGCGCCAATCATACGAGTGGCGCACTGCTTTGAAAACACGTGGGAACGGGCGTTCCGCGACGGATCTCAGTAGTCGTCGCTCTTTTCCGGCGGCACGAGACCTTCGATGCCGGCAAGCAGTTCTTCTTCCGACATGCGGTCGAAGGTGATGGCTTCCGGCTGATCTTCGTCCTCGGCGACTTCGGTAAAGGTCGTCTCGGCATCGGTCTGGAGCAGCGAAGCCGGATCGGGCTCGGGCTCGTCCACTTCAACATGCTTCTGCAGCGAGTGGATCAGGTCTTCCTTGAGGTCGCCAGGAGACAAGGTCTCATCTGCGATCTCGCGGAGTGCGACGACGGGGTTCTTGTCGTTGTCGCGGTCGATGGTGATGGCGGCGCCCTGAGAAATCAGGCGCGCGCGGTGGCTGGCAAGCAGAACGAGTTCGAAACGGTTATCGACCTTGTCGATGCAATCTTCGACGGTGACGCGGGCCATTGCCTGTCCTTTTGGGCTCGAAGCGCGGCGGCATCGCCGCTGCACGGATTGACAACACGAAACCGGAGCAGTCGCCTGATGGCGCCTCATCGGGTCCGATTTCTGGAATTAAGCGCCCGGATACAATCAAAACAAGGCAAGTTCAAGTTTTTCCTTCAAGGGACGCTCACGTAACGTCACACTTCGTGATAAAATGCGATGCGAATGAGCTGGAAACGTCGCTCACACATTTAGGTTGCATCTTTAGATCAGGAATGAAGCCCCTGATGGAAAAGGCGGCCCAGAGGTGTGGACGATCTATAGCAACTGCTAAAACTAGCTATA
The nucleotide sequence above comes from Ensifer sp. PDNC004. Encoded proteins:
- the rpoZ gene encoding DNA-directed RNA polymerase subunit omega; this encodes MARVTVEDCIDKVDNRFELVLLASHRARLISQGAAITIDRDNDKNPVVALREIADETLSPGDLKEDLIHSLQKHVEVDEPEPDPASLLQTDAETTFTEVAEDEDQPEAITFDRMSEEELLAGIEGLVPPEKSDDY